Genomic segment of Chitinophaga varians:
CCGGTCGCCGGCAAAACGACCAAGGGTCATGGCGCCCATGTACACCATGAAACACGCGGTAGCTGCGGTGGTGGTGCCCCCGGCCACCTTATGGAAATAGATACTGCTCCAGTCATACATGGTGTTTTCAGTGGCCATACAGGCGAAACAGATAAAGGAAAAACGAAGCAGTGACTTGCCAGGCAACGAAAACGCCGTTTTTTTGACCGGGCTGGGCACGGGCTGGTCAGGATACGCACGTACCCCGTAGTACAGTGTAAATACCAGCAGCAGCAGGCTGACACTCAGCATATGCCACGATGGCGCCACCTGCATAGACACCATCAGGTAACCGATACCGGCGCCGGCGGAACCGGCAATGCTCCAGATACCGTGGAAGGTGGTCATAATGGATTTGGGATACATATGTTGTACCTGCACCGCCTGCGAGTTCGCAGAGAGGTTAAGCAGGTTACGGGAAGAACCAAAGCAGAACAGGGTCAGTGCCAGTTGCCACAAACTGGTGGTAAAGCCCGGAAGACTTAGCACCAAATTAAAAACCATGGCGCCGATAACCATGATTTTACGGCTGCTGAAACTGCCCAGCAGCTTGCCGGTAACCGGCATCGTCAGCATCAGCCCGATGGGCAATGCCAATAACACCAGTCCCAGCTGGGCTTCATTGAGGTGCAGTTGCTGTTGTATAGAAGGTATCCTGGAGGCCCAGGTGGAGTAACCCAGTCCGGAGATAAAAAAGAAAACGGAAACGGCCGTCCGGTATTGTCGTGCGTTGGCTTCGGTAGCTTGCGGTATCTCTATGAACATCTGTGATGGTACATACCTCTTTGAAGAGCCATGAGGAACGCAAAATTAGATAAATCCGGAGATTTAATGAACCACCGGGGATTTTTCCCCAGGGCCGAAGCCCTGGGATTTCCGGATTCAATGCATTCCCGCTGATTCGATCGGATTTTTCAATTTCGCCAGCGCGCGCACGGGGAATGTCCCCACGCCTTTAAATTTAGGCGGTACGGCGCTGAAGGTGAAGCCGTCGTCCGGCAGCAGTTCCAGATGGCAGAGATGTTCCACGATGAGTATTTCGGCGTCCAGCAGAGTGGTATGTACCGGTCTGCTGCGTCCTTGTGTGTTGTCGATGTTATGGGAGTCGATACCGACCAGTTTTACGTCACAGTCGCGCAGGTATTCTGCTGCATCGGCGGTGAGGTACGGATGGTTTTCGTAATAGGCGGGCGTGTTCCAATGGTGGGCCCAGCCGGTATGTACCAGTACGGCGCGGTTGCGTATTTCTTGGTTGCGCAGCCTGTCGGCGGTAACGGCGAGGCCCTGCTCATACGGGGCGCGGATGACGATGGCGTCCAGGTCTACGAAACGTTCCAGCGGCATTTCGGACATGTCTTTTCCGTCGGCATAACGATGGAAGGGGCAGTCGATGTAGGTGCCGGTATTGGTGACCATTTCTATTTTGCCGATCTGGAAGGTGGTGTCGCCGTCGTACAGGGCGGCGGAGTCTTCACGGCTGAGGAAATCGCAGATTACCGGGGCCGGCAGGCCTTTGTAGGTCACCAGCCCGTTTTCGATGGTATGGCTCAGGTCCACCAGGTAAGTTTGGTTACCGGTATTGACAGGTTTTCGTTTATGCGGCTCAGTGAGAATTTCCTTATTGAGGATGCGGGTTTCGCCTACCATGAGCAGGCGCATGTCGGCTACGATATAGTCAGCCAGTTCTTTGTCGGAGATGTCGTCGCCGGCAATGTCGAGCCGGAAATCT
This window contains:
- a CDS encoding MFS transporter codes for the protein MFIEIPQATEANARQYRTAVSVFFFISGLGYSTWASRIPSIQQQLHLNEAQLGLVLLALPIGLMLTMPVTGKLLGSFSSRKIMVIGAMVFNLVLSLPGFTTSLWQLALTLFCFGSSRNLLNLSANSQAVQVQHMYPKSIMTTFHGIWSIAGSAGAGIGYLMVSMQVAPSWHMLSVSLLLLVFTLYYGVRAYPDQPVPSPVKKTAFSLPGKSLLRFSFICFACMATENTMYDWSSIYFHKVAGGTTTAATACFMVYMGAMTLGRFAGDRLVARMGIKNMLYYSGWLILSGLVLTIALPHPVITAIGFICTGFGVSCIVPLVFSLAGKSRDANSGQTLASISTIGYLGFLIVPPLVGFVAQATHLRVSFGIMALCGLLIVLMVRGLPEAKKEAPVADTRADS
- a CDS encoding cyclase family protein gives rise to the protein MNKRVKFDFDIRFTNGGGITGEDFRLDIAGDDISDKELADYIVADMRLLMVGETRILNKEILTEPHKRKPVNTGNQTYLVDLSHTIENGLVTYKGLPAPVICDFLSREDSAALYDGDTTFQIGKIEMVTNTGTYIDCPFHRYADGKDMSEMPLERFVDLDAIVIRAPYEQGLAVTADRLRNQEIRNRAVLVHTGWAHHWNTPAYYENHPYLTADAAEYLRDCDVKLVGIDSHNIDNTQGRSRPVHTTLLDAEILIVEHLCHLELLPDDGFTFSAVPPKFKGVGTFPVRALAKLKNPIESAGMH